From the genome of Mauremys reevesii isolate NIE-2019 linkage group 24, ASM1616193v1, whole genome shotgun sequence:
TCAACTAAGTTGATATAGCTCCAcaaagttttgattttgtccaatCAGCATTAtccaatggaaaactgttctACTGGGAAATTTTCCACCAGATCtagtggtttgttttgttttggttttggttttttttttacagggaACATAAAATCATCAGCTCATTTTTGTAACCTACAGAACCAGGACTAGATTCTCCTCCAGTGGCACAGAATTTGCAAAGTGCATCTCTGATCTCTTCACCTCTAGAATGTGCTACATTCAGGAGGGTGATGTGTGCACCAGGGAAGGACAGATGTACATTTCTGATAGGGAGAGCTCAGGTGTATGTTATGGATAGAACTTGGTGCAAGTTACCCCTGGATCATTGCAACACCCTTGACCCTCACCAGTACTGCCCTCTTGTGGAGCTTCACTGGCCAATTTCAGGCCTATTTGACAAAACAGGAAGTCCTGCTGTAGCTCCACCCCCTTTTCTGAGCCAACGAGAAGACTTCTTTGGGCAGTAGCGCACCCTACTGGAGTCCTCATTCCCTTCCAAGCCAGCCATGAAACTTGTGAGTCCCTCAATTCTCCATTGGACATTTTAGAAAAAGTCGCCAAATCCTTTAATAAAATAACGGTGAACAGAAATATGATCTATCCTTTGATTTTTATATCTGGAACATCATGATTTCAATTACTATCAATAATCAAAGGCAATCAGACAATCAAGTGCCTTTAAAATATTTGCTAATTGTATGTGTAACCCACTGGGCAGTTCAATCCCCGTTGCTGCTGAAAATGGGACCAACACACATGCCAAGCACTGTGGCGCTCAATGGGTGATAGTCAGGGGTCAAGTGGGGGAAGGTTGCATACTTGGTCCTGTCTTTCCCTCTTTTCACAACAAGTGTAATATTCATTTACCACACAGATGCAAGcagaggatgggggtgggggctcccttGTGTGGGCTTGGGAGGTCGGGGGCAGAAGAATGGGAGACAAGGGATGGCTTGGAGTGATAGTGAATCATGAGGGTAGgagctctgactgccagaagctcggactggacgacaggggatgggtcacttgataattgccctgttttatTCATTTCccctgaaacatctggcaccaaACAtgctcagaagacaggatactgggctagatgggccattggtctggcccagtctGGCTGGTCTTATGTTCTAATCCGGAACCCATTAACCCTCCTTTTTTGTCCTATGCCTAAAGATGTGTTAAATGGCCACTTCACCtggaatggtctcttgcaaccaATATGtgctccaccttgcatttagctgtggcACGGAGCatctttcccagacttgaagaaagAGCTCTGAGGAGCTTAAAAGTTTGTTTCTtttaccagcagaagttggtccagtgaaagatgttacctcaccaaccttgtctgTAGCATaaatttaagcatcattttcttATTTTTGTCACATTTTCCCAGGtgacaaaatgtaaaaaaataataaaataaaataaaaaatcagagaCAGGAGACAAATCCCCACTTCCCATCAATTGTATCCCTCTGCCGGCCACACCCATGTGTTGGCTCACTCAGACAATTCAACAAAAGGGTTCCCCCCCAAAAGCCTATCTATAtatgtcatggagtgtgggggagtcagggccctgcaccccccacttcctccgCTTCACcaagactctcagccagccagtaaaacagaaggtttattagacgacaggaacacagccccaaaacagagcttgtaggttcAGAAACCAGGACCCCTTAGttcggtccatcttgggggggcagggagcccagcccccagtgctggacttccctccatttccccagccagctccaaactgaaaccccctccagccctctcacccagccacaccccctggctcctcctccagccttggtccagtttcccgggcagaaggtgtcacctggccccaacccccttCTGGGCTCAGGTTATGTGCTCACGTATCATCCTgcaagtgaagtcacaccctgatgtcccaccaccatccagcaccaatgcagacagtcccagtaaaactcccacACAACATTGCCAGGTCAATGCTCCCCACTCTGTCACACCATAAAATCAGACAATGggccacaacccctcccccaccgcccctTACTCCCCAGGCAGGGGAAGCACAAACAAAGCCACCCATGTGGGGCGGTGGCTGGTCCCCCCGGGAATGCAGCGGGGGGCCCCAAAGCTGCCTGTGCCTAAAGCTATCGTGGGGCAGCCGATCTGGGGACGTACCTTATGCAGCCTGTGCTGATGCACTGTCCTTCCTGGTCCTGGAGCCCCTGGTGAGTCGGGGAACCAATTTCTGCTGCTGGAACAAAATCAGCTACGGGGAGAGGGGGGAACTCTCCAGGACTTTTCTTTAGGGGCTGAAATGAAGAGAAGGGACTGGCTTTTCTCCAATGATTAAAGAGTTTTCAGTTTTAGTGAGGCTCGGGTCAGGATTCGTCCCTCCCATTCTGGGAACAGAGCCTAGATTAACCCATTATCTCTGCATAGCTGTAGAGTGAATCATTCCTTCCTCAGCCATTGCAggtcctcttctcttctccccaggGCAGCCTAGTAACCCCTTCCTGAACCCTCTGCTAAGGAGAACATATACCTGGAACCCCgaactccctgcccccaacccctgcccggtGCACCAAGAGACACATGGGAAATTGTTCCCCTTCCGAGCTGTCTCCCCACTTTGGGAGATATGCTGAGATCAGGCACTGGGCTAATTCTCCACCACCATgttgtgttgtcatttacaccagtgcaaaatgggACCAGAGTGCTGCTATGCTGGATCAATAGAGCTGCACACCTGCCTTGCACTGGTGTGAATGAGTTTGCAAGGTGCAGGCAATGGAGAATCTCGCGTCGCTCAAACAGCTTCGTGACAGTCTCAGGAGCTGGTTTGGATCCTGTGCTCCTGGAAACCGAAAGCAACAGGCTGAGCTTCCCCTTTCTCCGAAATGGGAGGAAGCCGGGAAgtggggctggctctgagccACCAAACTGCAAAGAAAATTCCTCCAGCCCTTAACTCTTGCAAGGAAACACAGGCGAGGACACGGCATGTGGAGCTGTTTAGCCGGCAGCCACCCGACAGCAGCTCGAAAGCAGCTTGTCTttttccccaacagaagttgtttGCCAATAAATATATTTGCTCAGCCGCCTCATCACTTCCATGAACGTTGTGTAAGCAgagaatggtcctgctattgtggggaacattctgctctcagctgcagCTTGGACCCCTCCACACGGCTGGTCTGCactgccccagctccccaactCCTGATCTTCTGGCTCAGTGCTGCtgctccgcccccagcccagctcagtctgctgctctccccttagctctgccctgGCTCAGGTAGCCCCAGCTCACACGGAGCATTGGACCgtgggctcctggctccctcaTTGGCCTTCAGCCCTATCTAGCGCACTGACCTGGGGTGTTGCCTTCTCCTCACTGGCCccggggactgtcagtctcaggatcctgaCTCCTCTTCAGCCTTTCCCCTTTATTTTGGTATCAGGAAAGCTGCCTATGCATAAAGCTAAAGGAAACCATTAGCTGTTCAAACTTGTCCAATAGCAAGTTCCCCTGTCCTGTGGCAGCACCATGGGGCAGCCGATCTGGGGACGTGCCTTACGCAGCCTGTGCTGATGCACCGTCCTTTCTGGTGCTGGAGTGACTGGTGAGTCAGGGGAACCAATCTTTGCTGCTGGAACAAAATCAGCTGTTAGGTGAAAACTCTCCTGGACTTTGCTTCAGGGGCTGAAACGAAGAGAATCAGAGAATCAGAGAATATGaggcttggaagagacctcaaagcaggaccaacaccaactaaatcatcctggccagggctttgtcaagcccttaaaaacctctaaggatggagatcccaccacctccctaggtaacccattccagtgcttcaccaccctcatagtgaaaaaggtttttcctaatatccaacctaaacctccccctctgcaacttgagaccattactccttgttctgtcatcaggcaccactgagaacagctgagctccatcgtctttggaacccccttcaggtagttgaaagcagctatcaaatcccccctcactcttctcttctgcagactaaacaatcccagttccctcagcctctcctcataagtcttgtgctccagccccctactcatttttgttgccctccgctggatttttccacatccttcttgtagtgtgaggcccaaaactggacacagaactccagatgaggcctcaccaatgttgaaaaTTTAAAAGGGTGGAATAACCAAAATGGTGGATAAAGGTTGGAAAAACAATTCAGCAAGAAGATTCACACCACATGCAAGGTAGAGAGGCGTAAGCATGGAGAAGCTTTATTGTCGTAACACAAACAGCAGGTATTATCCCTGCTAATTACGCAGAAGGTGGAAGTAGCATTTCCAACCCATTTTATATCACATTTGCAAAAGCAGCGATTGCTGTAAAATCAGACAGCCACAATTTTCAAAATCTTTTGACGTGCAAGCAAGTAGAATTGTCAAGTTCAGCTCTTTTGTAGTCACTGACTCACCAGATAGTCCAGGTAATTCTAGGCAGGCAACTTCAGAGAGATCCAGAAAAACCGTTAGCCAATGTGAGCTATTTGCAAGCATGATGGAACCGGCTGTGTGTTCACACAACACGTCTTTAATATCATGCTAACTCGACACAATTACCCCTAATAGCATGTTGGTTACCCACATCCAGCTAACACCCTGCTAAATGCTTCCAGGCCTGATACTCATTTACTCTAAGGCTCTGGCCTCTTCCCACTGCCAGATCAGTGTAAAATGCCCTTAATGTCAATGGGAATCGGCCTGAGTGTTTGGTTACACGCTGTGTAACGTCCCAGCGCAGAGCAGCCCCAGGACAGACACTGGTTACGGACTATGAAATACGGTGCACGTCAGTCGTGTCATGGTGGTAACATGGGCCAATCATCATCTGAGCCCAACACAATGCGATTACAATCCACGCACCCCAGGTTAGTCTGAGCTATGATAGTGATTCCTGGACACCTAGAAAAACCGAAACTCAACGTGAGAAAACAAGCCACTAACTACAACTCAAATCACAGGAGCTGCCTTTGGGGTCGCTCTGTTCTGATAGCTTTCCTGGACTATTATATTGGCAGCCTAGTGGCTTAGGTCCAGATTCTGGTTTGTGCTCACTTACACTCTGGAAATCCCTTTGACTTCTCTGTTAAGCCAGGGCCAAATTTAGTTCTGCACTGTTCTCTGTAGTCACAGGAAAGGTTAAACGTTCCACAAAGGGACACTTTGTGATGCAGGTGGTGTGACTAGGtgatcctaatggtcccttctggccttaaacatcGATGGATTTTCAGCCACTTCAGGCCTGAAATTTAGATGTAGTTCATTTTACAAAAATTTCAAATCCCTACAGAAATGGGTTCATACGATTGAGAGAAGCACGTTATTCCGGGCAAAGAGTTTGGTTTGGATTTCAAGATTTCCCTACTTTGCTGGCATCCAAACATCACCGCCTTGTGCTAGTGCATGAGAGCCTAAGAAAGAAAGTGACTCAGTGCGCTGCAAATAGTAAAAGGCCAGATCTTGACTTCAATCCAGCTGGAAATAGACAAAATATTTTAACGGTGagtgttagagagcttattccttcactcttacccttccctggtccttctcacatgaacagagagcaacaatacctgaagtccaaaggtgcaaacaatgagaagtttattggggtgaacttccagcaatagggccggctccagaccccagcgtgccatgcgcgtgcttggggcagcatgctgcggggggcgctctgcctgttgccaggagggcggtaggcggctccggtggacctcccacaggcgtgcctgcggagggtccgctggtcccgcggctccggtggacctcccgcaggcacgcctgcggatgctccaccggagccgcggaaccagaggaccctctgcaggcccgtctgcaggaggtccaccggagccgcgggaccaacgaccgccagagcaccccccgcggcgtgccgccgtgcttggggcggcgaaattcctagagccgcccctgtccagcaagcttaaatccaagttttttttccttatttttgaatcccaTCTTAACTttctgtttgcccctaatttatatagtaatattctcagctagaccttaaccaatcattttactaaaatttacctaaccaattctaatgtattgtaacatgattagctaaccaattatatcccaccaccttaattagtttacacccagaaaaattaattatacagcagagagaaaccattacagaaccagacagagaccatgcaaataaacatataaaacactgcagaagtgaggatttcacaactacatccatacagacataagggttctccagctgtgtctattgataagtgagttcttaccagacagaaaactatcaaactaaatttctaggctcttccctttctctggaggtgatagatcgaatCACCTTCCTTACAGCCCCAAATGGccttattttaatatgactagtttggaatgtgaggacgtgaccatacatttcccagtttatggctgctaaagaagcaggcctcagactgtcacagtaagagaaggccattacacagacagtaatttttaattctttcttttatacctctataactagctaagtgataagaatacacctaaattcttaaagtataggcctttgcagacaggcctgaatatctatatcctaacagtgagggtgattaaccattggaataagtaatcaagggttgtggtggattcttcagccctggaaatttttaaatcaagactggcggtttctctaagagatctgctctaggaatgatcatagaggagttctctggcctgtgttgtgcaggagatcagacttggtcatcacaatggtcccttttgcgCTTGGAATCTATGACCCTATGAAAGTTACACTAACTTCCCGCCATATGAGGGTATGGCCCCAGCAGCTTAAATAATGAAAACTGGAGTATGTCTTAAAACCTGTGTCAGGTATTATTACCAAATAACATAGAGCAAAGTTTTGTTACACGGTATTTGTTCTGAGAGTCTCCCTCAATTTTCCCTTCGGGGCGTTTAACAGAAATTGTGGGATCAGAGACCTTTACCTCAATTTTACCCATTTCCCTACTTTAGAaaagaatatttgtttttaaaatacaccaAAGTCTGGAGATCTTTTCTGACAGTTTCTTTTTTGCACTGTATTTGCATTCCCTCTCGGCTGGCTCTGATCTCCAGCTGCCATGAGATATCAGGTACCTTCCTCTTTTGTGGCTGTTGTTAATCTCTTTTCTCAGCTCCCTCCAAAGCCCTTTTCAGGACTCTTTGAGCATCTTCTGCAACTTGAGCCACAAACGTACGCAGCAATCTGCCCGTGACTCTGTAAGACGTCACTGCTGCTATCACAGTACCAATCCCTGGGATCATGCTGATGAAATACTTCGCTATCATCATAACCTGCCCTGTAGCCTCTTTCAGAAGCTTGAAAGCCTCATCTCTTGATCTATCTTTGGCCAGCGGGAATTGTATCACAGTCTTCAGCTCACCAGACTTGCCCATGGGCTTTTCAAGGGCTCTGAGGGAATAGTCGTCTAGGCCAAAGCTCTCACAGAACTTGGTCACGTTATCCACCAAGATGCCAACATCCCACCAAACAGAGAGAAACGGGAGAGGAATGGTAGCGATAGCGCCCGAGTTAAAGGCTTGCTTCCAGATCTGCTGCTCCACGGCCTCTTTCTTCCAGTTTAAGGGttgttcagaggtgctgagcaggcCATGAAAGATGGCATGTCTCCTGTGAGTGTCGAGTTCATTTGAAAAGGTCTCCTGAAGTCGGGGAGCATCGTACTCCTCAAAGTCCCATCTCGACACCAGAAAAACCTGTGGGGAAAGGATGCCTGCTTTTTGCAGGTTACTGATGCAATCGTTTCTGATTGTCTGCAGGACCGTCTCCTCCTTGACCTtcgtttttccttttctttcactgCCCAAGTCCACGTCCACCTTGGAGCGGACAAAGTAAAACTTCTTCCCCATCCTCTGTATCTCCTGGGCCAGGTTGGCATCCGACTCTCGGAACCGCCCTGCTGTGATAATGATGAAGAAATCATAGCGAGCAAAATCCACCTTCTCCACATATGCGTTTGCTGGATAATTTGGCGTCCCGATCCCAGGCAGGTCCCACATCATGACATTTGGGTGCTTGGGATGCGGATAAGGAGTTGGCTCCTTTGCTGATTCTGTCACCTCGGTCTCAGCTGCACCTTCATCATCGTCAGCTAGGCTTCGGATGGCGTTGATGAAAGATGACTTGCCAGAGCCCTGTTCTCCGGTGATGGCAACATCGAGCTTGGTATTTTTTAACAACGCGTCAGATTTCTTCACCACTGTGATGGCTTCAGCGAGGTTTCCTGCACAGACAGCAGCCTGGAATTCTTCACATTCCTCATGGGACAGACCACTAAGGTTACTGCCCCAGTCTAAAAATAAATCTGCCCAGAAACTTCTTGTACCTGCCATTTTCCTGGGGAAAGAAACACCAATTCCAGCCATGATCAGTATTTTGTGCCCAGAGACAATTTATTAACCTGCACACAGTAAACAGATAGAGATATCTCCTATTAGTGGGCACGTAAACCCACCGAGTTGTAAGAAAAGGATCTTTGGTTACATATTGCAAGAAGTCAAATAATCTACGGATAACGTCTGAGAGTGGCCAGCAGGGAAGGGTTCGTTTCCACATACCCTGACTTGCAGCGCCCCAGTGTGACATTAGAGGGGCTCTGCCGCAGGGCGTGTTCTGGGTGGCAGGAGAGGCCGTGTGCCcctcagtgctgaccccagtgcccagcccagtgctgtgcagcagggagcagggggaggggctcaaTCGGGTGTTATCGCCCCACCGAGTCAGTGCTGATcctggggggcgctgtgctgcacaGAACAAGGGTGGGACAGAGTCCCCTCGGAGTCAGAGCTGACCTGAGGGCACCAGCACGTTGTCAGGGAGAGCTCGTCTGCAGGGACAATCCCTGGCGGGGGGGAAATGTGGCACTTTTAAGTTTCTGAAATAACAGGCGATCTCTCCACTGCCCAGGAAACTGAACCTGGTCTGACCCTGTGATTTCGAGTCTCAACTTAAATTCCTTGGTTCTGTGGGTCTGGACTTGGGGAATAGCATGGGAGAGGCTTCTGGCCCCTCTCTTTTCCCCATAAGCTGAATCCTGTGTCGAGGTCAGCTCTCAAGTGGGGGCGCCTGGAATGAATTCTcaattaacataagaacggccagactgggtcagaacaaatGTCCTTCTaccccagtctcctgtcttccacaGTGGCCGgcgccaggtgcccaagagggaatgaacagaacagggaatcagcatGCGACCCATCCCCTggcgcccattcccagcttctggcaatcagcaCTCTCCGGCTCTGGCTACACTACAGCGCTGATGGAGGTGCAGTTGTGCTGATGCAGATGCTCTaagctgacgggagagagctctccggtCCGGTCGGATTAATAACACCAGCAGCCCCGGCTGACAAAACCCCCCTCTCATTCTCACTCCTGCTGCTGGGAAACAATGCAAATAGAAATGAGACTCTCCTTTCGGGGGTGGTATTCTGGGTTCAATCAGGGCTCTACATTCGTTTCTGAGGCCTGGGAATGGTGTAGGGTCTGGTGGGTTACAGCAGGGAGGGCGGGGAGTTCGGtcccctgggttctgttcctgtctctgggtcacagcccgTGCACCGGAAGGGGGGCACCATGGGGCTATGTCCGTTCCACTTTTTACCAACTCCAGCAATATCTGGAGCTGGGTGTCTCctccggccctgcctggatcgggccccgccccccgcggaCCTCCCCCCGCctccgcgaccctgcctggagcaggtctcagccCCCGCGTGTCCCCCGCCCCACCGCGCCCCGTCCCTGCCTGGCAGAAAGCAgccgcgcctctcccctgcctgctctgtgctgccggagggctcccggcagaactgctgtctgctgccgcagggtcctagtgcctgcccccCACTAATgtccaggcaggctgcccttaccctgagcctccccaacgccccaaaccctcagccccagccagagccctcatccccccgcaccctaatcctcagccccagccagagccctcatccccccgcaccctgatcctcagccccagccggagccctcatcccctgcaccctaatcctatGCCGCAGCCAGAGcgctcatccccccgcaccctaatcctcagcctcagccagagccctcatccccccgcaccctgatcctctgccccaggcctgagccctcatccccccgcaccctgatcctctgccccaggcctgagccctcagccccccgcaccctaatcctcagccccagccagagccctcacccccccgcaccctaatcctcatccccagacagatcctcatccccccgcaccctgatcctcatccccagccctgagccctcatccccctgcaccctgatcctcagcctcagccagagccctcatccccgcaccctgatcctcagccccagccggagccctcctccccccgccccctaatccgcagccccagcccagagccctcatccccgcaccctgatcctcagcctcagccagagccctcatccccccgcaccctaagcctccgccccagccagagccccctcctgcaacaTGAACCCTTCATCACtagccccagagccctcatccccacatcctaatcctcaaccccagccctgagcccccccacatcatgaacccctcatcaccagccccacagccctccccccacagcccaacccacttccctagccctgagcccccgccagcatcatgaacccctcatcctcagccccacagccctcaccctgcactccctcctatccccaaactccctcccccgtcccacacaccccttcctaaccccaaactccgtcccaaagcctgcacccttcaccccctcctgcacacccaccccctgccccagctcagagcctgtacccagcaccctaatccccagcccaggatctgcaccccagacctcccccgccgagccccctccgaGAGCCTTAgacaggtgggggcggagttctgggcaccaccaaaatttttacaaacttgccacccatgccccTGCCTGGTGCACAAATAGAAACTTGTGAAATTGTTCCCCTTCCATCTGTCTCCCACCTTGGGAGATATGCTGAGATCAGGCACTGGGCTGATTCTCCACCATGTAGGGTCATCATTTACACCACTGCAAAATGGGTCTAGAGCTGCTATTCTGGATCAATCGAGCTGCACACCCGCTTTGCACTGGTGTGATGAGTTTGCCACATGCAGGCAATGGAGAATCTTTCATCGCTCAAACAGCCTCATCTAATTTACAAGGAGCTTTGTGACAGTCTCAGGAGCTGATCTGGATCCTGTCCTCCTGGGGACTGAAAGCAACAGGCTGAGCGGCCCCTCTCCCAGAAATGGGAGGAATCTGGGAAGTGGggccggctctgttcaatatcttcatcaacgacttggatattggcatagaaaggacgcttattaagtttgcagatgataccaaactgggagggactgcaactgctttggaggacagggtcataattcaaaatgatctggccaaattggagaaatggtctgaggtaaacaggatgaagtttaacaaagacaaatgcaaagtgctccacttaggaaggaacaatc
Proteins encoded in this window:
- the LOC120390173 gene encoding interferon-inducible GTPase 5-like, which codes for MAGTRSFWADLFLDWGSNLSGLSHEECEEFQAAVCAGNLAEAITVVKKSDALLKNTKLDVAITGEQGSGKSSFINAIRSLADDDEGAAETEVTESAKEPTPYPHPKHPNVMMWDLPGIGTPNYPANAYVEKVDFARYDFFIIITAGRFRESDANLAQEIQRMGKKFYFVRSKVDVDLGSERKGKTKVKEETVLQTIRNDCISNLQKAGILSPQVFLVSRWDFEEYDAPRLQETFSNELDTHRRHAIFHGLLSTSEQPLNWKKEAVEQQIWKQAFNSGAIATIPLPFLSVWWDVGILVDNVTKFCESFGLDDYSLRALEKPMGKSGELKTVIQFPLAKDRSRDEAFKLLKEATGQVMMIAKYFISMIPGIGTVIAAVTSYRVTGRLLRTFVAQVAEDAQRVLKRALEGAEKRD